In Raphanus sativus cultivar WK10039 chromosome 5, ASM80110v3, whole genome shotgun sequence, the following proteins share a genomic window:
- the LOC108860692 gene encoding polyprenol reductase 2-like — MQKMLSMQGSLRENPSQAKEYIIPNGDWFEIVSSPHYLAEIILYAGLLIASGGTDVTNWLLFGFVVGNLSLSAGETHRWYLRKFENYPANRNAIFPCVY, encoded by the exons ATGCAAAAAATGTTGTCAATGCAGGGATCTCTCCGGGAGAATCCTAGCCAAGCGAAAGAGTACATAATACCAAATGGAGATTGGTTTGAGATTGTCTCTAGTCCACATTACTTGGCAGAAATC attttatatgcGGGCTTGCTGATTGCTAGTGGAGGAACAGATGTAACTAACTGGTTACTCTTTGGTTTTGTG gTTGGGAATCTATCATTATCGGCTGGAGAAACTCACCGGTGGTATCTCCGGAAGTTTGAGAATTATCCGGCTAACCGGAATGCTATTTTTCCTTGTGTTTACTAA
- the LOC108805243 gene encoding DNA replication licensing factor MCM4: MASDSPPPANTTDGPSSPGENASSPIANTYSSPASRRRRARSSTPSQFATPPPPSRLGVPNSTPPASRPSAARSNRPPTTPSHTDEPPPSSDEGGEDGADDTTPTFVWGTNISVQDVKSAIEMFVKHFREAKESSDDLFREGKYMASIRKVIEIEGEWIDVDAYDVFDYDPDLYNKMVRYPLEVLAIFDIVLMDIVSSINRLFEKHVQVRIFNLRTSTSMRNLNPSDIEKMISLKGMIIRSSSIIPEIREAVFRCLVCGYFSDPIIVDRGKISEPPTCLKQECLAKNSMTLVHNRCRFADKQIVRLQETPDEIPEGGTPHTVSLLLHDKLVDNGKPGDRIEVTGIYRAMTVRVGPAHRTVKSVFKTYIDCLHIKKASKTRMAAEDPMDVDNSLRRVDEDVELDEEKLKKFEELSKQPDIYEKLARSLAPNIWELDDVKKGLLCQLFGGNALNLTSGANFRGDINILLVGDPGTSKSQLLQYIHKLSPRGIYTSGRGSSAVGLTAYVAKDPETGETVLESGALVLSDRGICCIDEFDKMSDSARSMLHEVMEQQTVSIAKAGIIASLNARTSVLACANPSGSRYNPRLSVIENIHLPPTLLSRFDLIYLILDKPDEQTDRRLAKHIVALHFENAESAQEEALDITTLTSYVSYARKNIHPKFIIFFT, translated from the exons ATGGCTTCCGACTCTCCTCCTCCCGCCAACACCACCGACG GTCCTTCGTCTCCCGGCGAGAACGCTTCAAGCCCCATCGCCAACACCTACTCCTCCCCAGCTTCCCGTCGCCGGCGAGCAAGATCCTCCACCCCGTCGCAATTCGCCACTCCTCCACCGCCTTCGCGCCTCGGAGTCCCAAACTCCACCCCTCCCGCATCTCGCCCTTCCGCCGCCAGATCCAACCGTCCACCAACGACTCCCTCGCACACCGACGAACCACCTCCCTCTTCCGACGAAGGCGGAGAAGACGGCGCCGACGACACCACCCCGACCTTCGTCTGGGGAACCAACATCAGCGTCCAGGATGTCAAATCCGCGATTGAGATGTTCGTCAAGCATTTCAGGGAAGCGAAAGAGAGCAGCGACGATCTGTTTAGAGAAGGCAAGTATATGGCTTCGATACGCAAAGTGATTGAGATTGAAGGAGAGTGGATTGATGTTGATGCCTATGATGTGTTTGATTATGATCCGGATTTGTACAACAAGATGGTTCGTTATCCCTTGGAAGTTCTCGCTATCTTTGATATCGTGCTGATGGATATTGTTTCCTCTATCAATCGTTTGTTTGAGAAACATGTTCAAGTCAGGATTTTTAACCTCAGGACTTCCACTTCCATGAGGAATCTCAACCCATCTG ATATTGAGAAGATGATCTCTTTGAAGGGGATGATCATTCGGAGTAGCTCAATCATTCCTGAGATCAGGGAAGCTGTGTTTAGATGTCTCGTTTGTGGCTACTTCTCTGACCCTATCATCGTTGATAGAG GGAAAATAAGTGAGCCTCCCACTTGCTTGAAACAAGAGTGCCTTGCCAAGAACTCAATGACATTAGTGCACAACCGATGCAG GTTTGCGGATAAGCAGATTGTGAGGCTTCAGGAAACGCCTGATGAGATTCCTGAAGGAGGAACACCTCACACTGTTAGCTTGTTGCTGCATGATAAGCTAGTTGATAATGGGAAGCCTGGTGATAGAATTGAG GTCACTGGAATTTACAGAGCAATGACTGTTCGAGTAGGGCCTGCTCACAGGACTGTGAAATCTGTGTTTAAG ACCTACATCGATTGCCTTCATATAAAGAAAGCAAGTAAGACAAGAATGGCTGCAGAGGATCCTATGGACGTTGACAATAGTCTTCGTAGAGTCGATGAAGATGTCGAGTTAGATGAGGAGAAG ctgaagaAGTTTGAAGAACTCTCTAAACAACCAGATATATATGAGAAGCTTGCTAGATCACTAGCACCAAACATCTGGGAGTTGGATGATGTAAAAAAGGGTCTACTGTGTCAG CTTTTTGGAGGGAATGCTTTGAACTTGACATCTGGTGCTAATTTTCGTGGTGACATCAACATCTTACTTGTTGGTGACCCTGGTACAAGCAAGTCTCAGCTGCTTCAGTACATTCATAAGCTTTCACCACGTGGGATTTACACAAGTGGGCGAGGGAGCTCAGCTGTTGGTTTGACAGCTTATGTGGCTAAAGATCCTGAGACAGGAGAAACT GTTTTGGAGAGTGGAGCTCTTGTTCTCAGTGACCGTGGTATCTGCTGTATTGATGAATTTGACAAAATGTCTGACAGTGCAAGGAGCATGTTGCATGAG GTTATGGAACAGCAGACTGTTTCAATAGCAAAGGCTGGTATCATTGCATCTCTAAATGCTAGGACCTCTGTGTTGGCTTGCGCAAATCCTAGTGGCTCACGCTATAATCCGCGGCTTTCTGTTATTGAGAATATTCACCTTCCTCCGACCCTGCTTTCTAG ATTCGATTTAATCTACTTGATTCTTGACAAGCCTGATGAGCAGACTGACCGAAGGCTTGCAAAGCATATTGTGGCACTACACTTTGAGAACGCAGAG AGTGCACAAGAGGAAGCTTTGGACATCACTACTCTGACAAGCTATGTTAGCTATGCTCGCAAGAACATTCAtcctaaatttattatttttttcacttaA
- the LOC108856559 gene encoding V-type proton ATPase subunit c1, which translates to MSTFSGDETAPFFGFLGAAAALVFSCMGAAYGTAKSGVGVASMGVMRPELVMKSIVPVVMAGVLGIYGLIIAVIISTGINPKAKSYYLFDGYAHLSSGLACGLAGLSAGMAIGIVGDAGVRANAQQPKLFVGMILILIFAEALALYGLIVGIILSSRAGQSRAE; encoded by the exons ATGTCTACCTTCAGCGGCGATGAGACTGCTCCCTTCTTCGGCTTCCTCGGCGCTGCCGCCGCCCTCGTCTTCTCCT GTATGGGAGCTGCTTATGGAACTGCGAAGAGTGGTGTTGGTGTGGCTTCCATGGGAGTGATGAGACCTGAGTTGGTGATGAAGTCCATTGTCCCCGTGGTTATGGCTGGTGTGTTGGGTATTTATGGACTCATCATCGCTGTTATCATCAGTACCGGTATCAACCCAAAGGCTAAGTCTTACTACCTCTTTGATGGATACGCGCACCTCTCCTCTGGTCTTGCTTGTGGTCTCGCTGGTCTCTCAGCTGGAATGGCCATTGGAATCGTCGGAGATGCTGGAGTCAG GGCAAATGCTCAGCAGCCTAAGCTTTTCGTGGGGATGATTCTTATCCTCATCTTTGCGGAAGCACTTGCTCTCTATGGTCTCATTGTAGGCATTATCTTGTCCTCTCGAGCTGGTCAGTCCAGAGCAGAATGA
- the LOC108863408 gene encoding protein NUCLEAR FUSION DEFECTIVE 4, with amino-acid sequence MGFLRSSSSYSSALKWLGFVTAVWVQSISGNNYTFSNYSSALKSLMNLNQLQLNNLSVAKDVGKAFGILAGLASDRLSTPVILLIGCFEGLLGYGVQWLVVSRTITPLPYWQMCVFLCMGGNSTTWMNTAVLVTCIRNFRRNRGPVSGILKGYVGLGTAIFTDLCTALFSNDPASFLVLLAVVPFAVCLTAVFFLREIPPASSAAEESEETRYFAVFNIVAVVVAVYLQSYDIIGVKTGVFSVAFASILLFLLFSPIAIPFHAFIKSLNRGERDFEGQIQEPLLGSDIAAEKEVIAVAAAAAEEENLVAERKRPVLGEDHTIIEAMLTVDFWVLFVSFLCGVGTGLAVMNNMGQIGLALGYTDVSIFVSMTSIWGFFGRILSGTLSEHFLRKAGTPRSLWNAASQILMAVGYLLMALAVPNSLYIGSMVVGVCYGVRLAITVPTASELFGLKYYGLIYNILVLNLPLGSFLFSGLLAGFLYDAEATPTPGGGNTCVGAHCYRLIFLVMALASGIGVGLDILLAYRTKEIYAKIHASKQVKKASSSNLS; translated from the exons ATGGGTTTCCTGAGATCTTCCTCTTCTTACTCTTCTGCATTAAAATGGCTTGGATTTGTGACGGCGGTTTGGGTTCAATCTATCTCCGGCAACAACTACACCTTCTCCAACTACTCCAGCGCTCTCAAGTCCCTCATGAACCTCAACCAGCTCCAACTCAACAACCTCTCCGTTGCTAAAGACGTCGGAAAAGCCTTTGGAATCCTTGCCGGCCTCGCCTCCGACCGTCTTTCGACTCCAGTCATCCTCCTTATCGGCTGCTTCGAAGGTCTTCTTGGATATGGCGTACAATGGCTCGTGGTTAGCCGTACCATCACCCCGCTTCCTTATTGGCAG ATGTGCGTGTTCCTCTGCATGGGAGGAAACAGCACGACGTGGATGAATACGGCGGTTCTAGTTACTTGCATACGAAACTTCCGGCGAAACCGTGGTCCGGTTTCAGGGATCTTGAAAGGATACGTGGGGCTAGGCACTGCTATTTTCACCGATCTCTGCACTGCTCTGTTCTCAAACGATCCGGCGTCGTTTCTTGTTTTGCTCGCCGTCGTGCCTTTCGCAGTCTGTCTCACGGCGGTTTTCTTCCTCCGCGAGATCCCTCCAGCTTCTTCCGCCGCCGAGGAGAGCGAAGAGACTCGCTACTTCGCCGTGTTCAACATCGTAGCGGTTGTAGTCGCTGTCTACCTTCAGTCTTACGACATCATCGGAGTCAAAACCGGAGTGTTCTCAGTCGCTTTCGCCTCTATACTTCTCTTCCTCTTATTCTCTCCCATCGCTATACCTTTCCATGCATTCATCAAAAGCTTGAATCGTGGTGAACGAGACTTTGAAGGACAGATTCAAGAACCCTTGCTCGGCTCAGATATCGCGGCCGAGAAGGAAGTTATCGCTGTAGCGGCTGCGGCGGCGGAAGAGGAGAATCTTGTGGCGGAGAGGAAGAGGCCGGTGTTGGGAGAAGATCATACGATAATCGAAGCGATGTTGACCGTTGACTTTTGGGTGCTGTTTGTTTCGTTCCTGTGTGGTGTAGGAACTGGTTTAGCAGTGATGAACAATATGGGCCAGATAGGGCTTGCTCTTGGTTACACAGATGTTTCGATATTCGTCTCCATGACTAGTATTTGGGGCTTCTTCGGTCGCATTCTCTCCGGTACTCTTTCTGAACACTTTCTCAG GAAAGCTGGAACACCAAGATCACTATGGAACGCAGCATCTCAAATCCTCATGGCCGTAGGATATCTACTAATGGCTTTAGCAGTTCCTAATTCACTCTACATTGGTTCAATGGTGGTTGGAGTTTGTTATGGTGTCCGTCTAGCCATTACCGTACCCACAGCATCTGAACTCTTTGGTCTCAAATACTATGGTCTCATCTACAACATTTTAGTACTTAACTTGCCCCTTGGCTCGTTCCTCTTCTCTGGTCTCCTGGCCGGATTTCTCTATGATGCGGAGGCTACACCAACTCCTGGTGGAGGCAACACTTGCGTAGGAGCTCACTGTTACCGTCTCATCTTCTTGGTCATGGCTTTAGCTTCTGGTATTGGAGTTGGTTTAGACATTTTGTTGGCTTATAGAACGAAGGAGATTTATGCTAAGATTCATGCTAGCAAACAGGTCAAGAAAGCTTCGTCTAGTAACcttagttaa
- the LOC108862146 gene encoding protein SMALL AUXIN UP-REGULATED RNA 8, with the protein MAILKKSTKLGQTTMLRHILKRCSSLGKKNGGVGYEEYDLPLDVPKGHFPVYVGKNRSRYIVPISFLSNLDFQCLLRRAEEEFGFDHDMGLTIPCDELFFRDLTSMIR; encoded by the coding sequence ATGGCTATTCTCAAGAAATCTACAAAACTTGGTCAAACAACAATGCTTAGGCATATTCTGAAGAGATGCTCGAGCTTGGGAAAGAAGAATGGAGGAGTAGGATATGAAGAATATGATCTCCCACTTGATGTACCAAAGGGACACTTCCCTGTTTATGTAGGAAAAAATAGGAGCAGATACATAGTTCCTATCTCTTTTTTGTCCAATCTTGACTTCCAATGTCTCCTTCGAAGAGCTGAGGAAGAGTTTGGTTTTGATCACGACATGGGTCTTACCATTCCTTGCGATGAACTCTTCTTTCGAGATCTGACTTCCATGATCCGATGA
- the LOC108858792 gene encoding uncharacterized protein LOC108858792 — MANRNFIPPPPPTLMKAFVDEHDEKPSDDDAKGGADDHRGGLLGGMTVVLSGCSVGIKYGDYSEEEDQCDEPDDDEVAPPRSVSKGDRMRKVGKRAFVKRGCFSGKHGLRV; from the coding sequence atgGCGAACCGAAACTTCattccgccgccgccgccgacgCTCATGAAAGCTTTCGTTGATGAACACGACGAGAAGCCTTCCGATGACGACGCCAAAGGTGGCGCTGATGATCACCGTGGTGGTTTGCTCGGCGGGATGACGGTGGTTCTTTCTGGTTGTTCTGTTGGAATCAAGTACGGAGATTACAGCGAGGAGGAGGATCAATGCGACGAACCTGATGATGATGAGGTGGCACCACCAAGAAGCGTGAGCAAGGGAGATAGGATGAGGAAAGTTGGGAAGAGAGCGTTCGTTAAACGTGGTTGCTTCTCCGGCAAGCATGGGCTCCGCGTCTGA